The window CACCCGCTGTATCCTGTTCACGTGAtgaataaacatttgatttgatttatagtagGATACACTGCATAAGTATATAAAGGTATTTTATAAGCGTTTAACATTTTCACATCATTATCCCTACATTAACATATTTATCGAATCGATTCATTCATCAAATCCTTAATTTCATTGAATTAAGGCATTCAGACCTGTTTTGTCAACTTCCCCTTTAACTCCTCAGCCAGGTTGTTCCGGCCCATCTTCCTCAGGARCTCCAGTGTGATCTTCACAGCTCCCTCATCACAGTAGCTCTGTACCATCCTATCCACTGTGACCAGCRTATCAGCATCCTCCAGCTGGCCCTCTGAGATGGAAGGAAATTCATCCACACCCTTAATCAGGTACCACTGAAATCTCTTCAGGTCGCCTCGGCCCAGCTCTTCCAGAATGTCAAGCAGCAGAAAATGAACATTTTTTGTCCCTGAAAACAGAAATAATAATATGAAACATAACTAAACAGTCCTGACAGATCAGAATTCTGCTTTTTGTTGATGTATGTAAACAACAAGTTCCCTGTTGTGTGTAATGATGCCatcttgctgagtctacctttaataatTGTAATTGAATTAGGAAAGAAGTGGATGGCGATTAACCACAGGAGTCGAGGTGCAACCGAKCAACTATTTCATAATTGAAAAGGAAAAAGGTGCAACACTCACTCAGCATTAAGTACCTGTTTTCTTTCTATCTTTAGGATTCTAAAAAGCTACATTACTGTGTTAACTGTAAAAATATGATATTAGGGAACTCTCCTCTAACATAATTAAATCTCTTGGGGAAGACAGGAAATAATATTTACCTGCTGTAGCGCCACCTGGTGGTGTAACTGTGGGTAAAAAGAGACCTTGATTACACATGCTCCTCAACA of the Salvelinus sp. IW2-2015 unplaced genomic scaffold, ASM291031v2 Un_scaffold14237, whole genome shotgun sequence genome contains:
- the LOC112080262 gene encoding caspase b-like; this encodes MCNQGLFLPTVTPPGGATAGTKNVHFLLLDILEELGRGDLKRFQWYLIKGVDEFPSISEGQLEDADXLVTVDRMVQSYCDEGAVKITLEXLRKMGRNNLAEELKGKLTKQV